TATTTTGAAGGAAGGGAATATCTACAGCATCATTGCTATCTATTTTTTATATTACCATACAACAAAGCCCTGAATGCTTCAAAATATACCAATCCTTTTCGTAGTGTAGAAAAGAGTATCCATACCGAATTGGACCATACTGTCCAAACTTTTATTTCGTCAGTTAATGATGCCGTGTCTTTTATTAACAATAGTAGAAAGGTATCACTGTTAAAGTTAAACCAAAACGAAATCCTGTCCTTGACCAATACCTATTTTAACGGTTTTAACGAGGGTTTTGATACCGATATTCTATTGAACAGTAATGATGTTGCCGTTGGCGACCATCATTTCGATGTATTGGCAGTCAATAGTGAACTGTGTTTTGGAGATGCGGTACAAAGCAGTAAACCCGATGATAAATTTACCTCAAATGATTTTATATTCCACCAAGGCTTTATTGACGGATTGGGATTGAGTATCAATGAAAACCATATTGTCAATCAAATCCTCTATTTAGATGATAAACACAAATGGAGAAAACTACTCGAAAGAAAAGTTGAAGAATTAAAGAAGAGCATCAATTTTGGTACACAAAACAGAGTGGTCCTTAAAAAAATTGAACATATCCTTAGCCAAATCAATGAAGATGAAACTTCGCAAATCATCAGAGGACATCTTAACATCATCTTCTGGTGTCCGGAGGCCGGGCGGCTAGGCCATATTGCCTCCAATATTTAGGCAGAGTTTAAGGAACTCGACATCGTGCCTTATTATCCAAAAGGGGAGGAGCGGAAGCATTATTTTGTCAATAGCTACTTTTGTTTTGCTTCCAATTTTTCCAATGAAGATGTTTATGTTACCGATTTAAAGCATGCTCTTTGTCTGTATATCAATAATACCAATTATCAATCTGATGAAACTGGCGTTATTTTTAATGATAGACAACATAACATTCCCGTTCTCAAGGATGTTTGGGATGAAGAAAAGAAACGCATCAAGGCAAGGAACTTTGCCATATTTGCCCCCACTGGAGAGGGGAAATCTTTTTTGGCCAATAATATATTACGGCAATACTTCGAGGCAGGCGTCCGACTAGTCATTATTGATTTGGGCGGTTCGTATGCCAAATTTGCCAAACTCTATCCTGATGACCATGTGATTCTACGCTACGAACACGGGAAGAATTTAGGGATTAATCCCTTTTATATTCCAAAAAGTACCAATAGTTCTGATGTGGATCCGGAGCGATTAGAGGATTTATCTGTCTTTTTGTTGGAACTGTTGGCTTCAAAAAAAGAGGCTTCCAAAGCACAATCGGTAGCGTTGAAAAAGGTTTTACAATATTATTATCAAAATGTTATCAATGATACTCATTCTTTGGCTTCTTTATATCAATTTGTTGAAGCTCAAAAGAACATCTTACTCACTACCTTAAACATCCATGAACGGCATTTGAACCTAAATGATTTTCTGCACATCCTTTCTGAATATGTGGGGAATGGACTCTACAGTTTTTTGTTCAACGTGAATAAAGACCAAACTTATCGAATTGAAGACAAACGACTGATTGTTTTTGAATTGGATGAAGTGAAGGACAATAAAGAAATATTATCGGTCATGTTGAAATTGATCAAGTCTGCTATTCAACGGACCATTTGGCAAAATAAAGCTGAAAAAGGTATCATCCTTTTTGATGAGTTTGCCAAACAACTCAAATTTGATAATGTATTGGAAAGTGTGGAATATTACTACCAAGCCATCCGTAAACAAAATGGAGCTATCGGTATAATTCTGCAATCCATCAACCAATTGCCAAACAATGCCACGTCTGCCAGCATATTAGAAAACACCCAGGTCATTTACAGTCTGTACAATGAAAAAGGCTATGAAGAATTACAAAACAGGCTAAATCTGTCTTCACATGACCTAAATCAACTAAAGTCAATTAGAAACAATCTGACAGGCGAACGAAAATATACCGAGATGTTTATCAAGATTGGTAAAGAGAGTAATATTTTCAGATTGGAAGTTCCGCCAGAGGTGTATGCTGCCTATCTCACGGATGGTTTTGAAAACGAAGCCATAATGGCACTCTACGAGGAACATCAAGATATGGAAAAAGCCATCAACCAATTCCTCCAGCACCGTCATTGAGGGCTTTAGTAAAACAAATTAAAATTCAAATCGGGCAATGCCCCTAACATCAAAAACTATGAACACTACAATTAAAAAAATCCTATTAACAACATTTTGTATTCTTTTATTAAAAGGCCACAGTGTCGCCCAAGGGGAGCCTGTTTATGACCATACCAGTTATGTTGAGATGGGAAAAGCCTTGACCGAAGCAGGAAAACAAACCGATGAGCTATTGAAAACCGTAAAATTTCTTGAGGAACAAAAAGAAAATATTGAAAAAGTAAGCAATGTCATTAAACAATTAAAAGCCGTTAAAGAATTAGCAAAAAACAATGAACGCCTATTTAATGTTGTAAAAGATGACCTAAAAGCCATCTTGGATTCGCCTTATATTAAACCTGAAGAAATCGAAAGAATTACCGAATCCTTTAACGCTATTATCGATAATGCGATAAAAAGTGTTGAATTGATCGAGGAAATTTTATCAAACGACAATCTGAAAATGACCGATGGAGAGCGGTTAGAGATGATTAAAGCTAAAGAAGCTGAATCTAATGAAATGGTTGCGGAAATCAATCAAAAGACAAGATTGTATCAAGAAATCATTGCCTTTAGGGAAATGCAGGATAAAATCAATAACAGGGAAGCAAAATATTAAGTCATGTCAATCCTTCTACAAAGCAGCATGGGGCTGGAATATATAGATGCCGTTTTTACCACCATTAAAGCCAGTGAATTTTCCCAATATACCATTACCGGGATGAAAACCTTGGCGGTGCTTTTCTTTTTGGTCAATATCCTTAAAAAATACAATGAAGGTGTTGCGACAAAGGAAGGTTACACATGGGGATTGACCCCAGCAGAATTGGCAAAGAATTTTGCTATTGTGATCTTGGTCATTTTTTCCACACAGCTGTTAGGTGTTTTTGATTCCATTTTAGTAACTATTGAAGGCCAATATGCGGATACCGCACCTGCCTTATTGCCTTTACAATTACAGGACATCGATATTGAAACCGATGTTGGTATCATTGATGCGGCTAAGAAAGCCATGGCGTTGTTATATGAAGCACTGGTAACTCCATTCTTTGGATTAAGGATTTTTTCTTTTATCATCGCTGTATTTCTTTGGTTATTGGATTTGTTTATCTATCCCTTGTTTTTGGCAGAACGTTTTTTTCTGTTGGGCATTATGCAGGCGTTTTTTCCTTTGGTAATAAGTTTAGCTGTTTTTGAAAAATTTAGAGACTTGGCTTACAATTTCTTTAAGCTCTATGCCGGAGTATATATGTTGGTTCCTGCTTTTTTCTTGGTCAATGTATTTGTCAATAGTATTTATACAGAAATCAACACCAATTTTTGGAATAATCTATTTGGAACAGATTGGGGAGAACAATATTTCGCACCTTTAATTGAGTTTGGTTCTATAGGCTTTATAGTACTACTTAAATTCAAACTCTATCGTAGGGCAACCACATTTACCTTAAAGCTCTTTACTGCCTAAAGCAGATTTGATAATTAAATAAACTATAAAAAACTAGAATTATTAAAAAATGAAAACACCTTATAAAAATATTTACACCCTATTAAAACAGAATCGGTTTATCGTATTGTCGGTGGTCATAGGAGCTGCTGTTACCGCAATTGTATCGGTATTTTTAGTAGTTCATATCTATAATAAATCTGTAAACAATGCCTTTATGGTAAATACCGATGGTCATGTAATTCCCTTACAGCTCGTTTCACAAAAAGAAAATTTAGAAGTAGAAGCCAAGGCACATTTAGAATTGTTCCATACCTATTTCTATAACATTGATGCTAGTAATTATGAAAATAACTTGTCAAAAGCATTATGGTTAGGTGACAGCACAGTAGATGCCATTTATAGACAAAAAAAGTCAGATGGTGTCTATAATCGTTTGTTGCAATATTCTTTGGTGCAACGTGTAATTAGTATTGAATCCAAAGTGAATTTAGAAAAAGAGCCGTATCGTTTTGAGTGTACAGTTTTTTTTAAAATCAATCGTGGAACTGTGGTTGATACTTATGAACTAATCACTACTGGGAGTTTAATTCATGTAGAACGGAATTTTCCAAATAATACGCATGGTTTATTAATCATCAACTTTTTTGAAAAGACGTTGAAAAAGAGCGAAGTATCCTATTAAAATAAAAACTATGAAAATTCAAAAAAAGAAAATTGTGTTTATCCTTATTCTTATATCTGTACTGTTGTATATCGTTGCATCTTCAATATCATTATTTAATAAAAATGAAGATATGGTCATAGAAAATAATGAAGTCCCTGTCCCAGAACTCAAAGACGAACAGAAACAATATAAATCAAAACTCGATGCTCTCAATGATTTAAAAGAAGTAAGACAAACCAATGCTCCAAGCATCTATGACGAACGATTGTTAGATTCCACAGGAACTTATGACCCCTATTTATTAGATAAAGATAAGCAACGGATCATTGATAGTATATATCGTAATGGGCAAATACAATATTCTCAAGAAAGGACTACTAAAATACAAACCATTAACAAAACAGTCGGTAGAACAAAAGATTCGTTAAAACAAATCCAAGCGGTATATGTTTCTGCAAAAAGGATGGGGTCAGAGCATGAGCAATTTTTTAAATCGGTTCCATCAAAAAACGAGAACTCAAAAAAGAAAGTAAATACTGATAAGGCCATTTATGTTGAAGTGGATGGCAATCAAGTGGTAAAAAAGAATTATCGCTTGCGGATGCGTTTAACTAAAGGTGCAATCATTAATGATAAGCTCATTCCTAAAAACACCCTTATTTATGGTTTCATAAAATTTCAGCCCAATAGAGCAATGATTGAAATAGAAAATTTCAACCACATACCCACCAAATTAAAAGCCTTTGATCTTCAGGATGGGAGTGAGGGGATTTATGTTGAAAATAGTTTTAGAGGTGAAATAGCGAAAGAAGTGGCGGGAGAACTTATAGACGAAGTAAATATTCCGGGGGTGCCACAATTAGGTGGTGTCACCAAAGTATTTCAACGCCATAATCGAAAAATAAAAGTAACCATTATTAATAATTATAAACTCATTCTAAAGCCTCGTTAAGCCTATAAAGGGCCTATAAAATATATTCAAATGAAAACATATATCACATTTATACTATTAGCATATTCAATTTCAATCACATCACAAGAATCTTTGGACACCATTTATGCCAACGATAAAAAAAGTGTAGCCCTATTTTTCCCAACACCTATTCGGCAAGGCATTACTGGCTCAAGGCATTTTGTATTTACTTATAACACTGAAACTGAACAATATTTGGGGTTATTACAGGCGAAGCCTGGAGCAACAAGTAATCTGTTGGTGATTGGAGATGACGGTTCTGTCTTCTCCTATATTATCTCCTATAATATTGATCTTCAAAAGCTGAATTATTTTATTCCGAAAACAAAAAGTATTGGGAATGAAATTCCGAAAAATGAGGAAAATAAAAACGATATGGTCAAAATAGATTCCTTGTCAAAATTTAAAGTCCTAGACCTTTATAGGTATCGCAAAGAATATTTTGAAAAATTTAGTGCTCATTTGTTGACTCAAAAGCATCCCGTTCAAAAAGTAAAACATGGTATAGCGATCATATTTTCTCTCAAAAAGTTGGTGTATGACCGTTCTGAAGTATATGCCGTTATTGAAATCAATAACAGGTCTGGCATTGATTTTGAGATAGATTATATCAATTTTTATAGTGTGAATACTAACAAAAGGAGAAAATCATCTTTTCAGAAATTACAATTAGAACCTATCTATACACATAACATTCCTGAAGTATTCATGAATGGAAAAACCAACAAGTTTGTTATTGTATTACCGAAATTCACTTTAGGAAGTTCTGAAAAATTATCTATTCAAATTAAAGAGAAAAATGGGAATAGGGAGATAAAGATGTAACCATATAAACACTCATTAATTTGTATTATTAAAAGCAAGGAATATGGTCTGTTTGTAACCTGTAACATTTGATTTGTTTAATAAAATTTCTAATTGTAATAATTGCCTGATATATTAAGCTCAATAGTATAAAAAATATGACGGCAGGAATTAGCGCATTTAAGTTTACATGACCCTCTGTCAATATAATTCCAACTTCTGAAACAATACCCCCTAAAATTAGGCTTGCAATTAGTCGTATCCACCATTTCTTAATTAGTATCATCGTTTATTTGAACTTTGGAGAACATTATGTATTTAATTCAAAAGCAGAGAGCTTCTTTTAGTTCAGCTTTAGATTTGTCAAATGATAAACTATCTGAAAATACAATTATTTCAAAAAACAGGAAAAACCCTCTTTAAAAAGGGGATTTTTCCTCTTGTTTTATAGTAAGTTAATACTTTAATTTTGATGTTGATAGTAAAAGGTAATGAAAGTACATTCCTTATTTAATATCATTATAATTCACTAAAAACATAGTAGTAATAAAAAAATTGAGCCA
The nucleotide sequence above comes from Aureibaculum algae. Encoded proteins:
- a CDS encoding conjugal transfer protein, which gives rise to MNTTIKKILLTTFCILLLKGHSVAQGEPVYDHTSYVEMGKALTEAGKQTDELLKTVKFLEEQKENIEKVSNVIKQLKAVKELAKNNERLFNVVKDDLKAILDSPYIKPEEIERITESFNAIIDNAIKSVELIEEILSNDNLKMTDGERLEMIKAKEAESNEMVAEINQKTRLYQEIIAFREMQDKINNREAKY
- a CDS encoding conjugal transfer protein TraK yields the protein MKTPYKNIYTLLKQNRFIVLSVVIGAAVTAIVSVFLVVHIYNKSVNNAFMVNTDGHVIPLQLVSQKENLEVEAKAHLELFHTYFYNIDASNYENNLSKALWLGDSTVDAIYRQKKSDGVYNRLLQYSLVQRVISIESKVNLEKEPYRFECTVFFKINRGTVVDTYELITTGSLIHVERNFPNNTHGLLIINFFEKTLKKSEVSY
- the traM gene encoding conjugative transposon protein TraM, with translation MKIQKKKIVFILILISVLLYIVASSISLFNKNEDMVIENNEVPVPELKDEQKQYKSKLDALNDLKEVRQTNAPSIYDERLLDSTGTYDPYLLDKDKQRIIDSIYRNGQIQYSQERTTKIQTINKTVGRTKDSLKQIQAVYVSAKRMGSEHEQFFKSVPSKNENSKKKVNTDKAIYVEVDGNQVVKKNYRLRMRLTKGAIINDKLIPKNTLIYGFIKFQPNRAMIEIENFNHIPTKLKAFDLQDGSEGIYVENSFRGEIAKEVAGELIDEVNIPGVPQLGGVTKVFQRHNRKIKVTIINNYKLILKPR
- a CDS encoding DUF4138 domain-containing protein, with product MKTYITFILLAYSISITSQESLDTIYANDKKSVALFFPTPIRQGITGSRHFVFTYNTETEQYLGLLQAKPGATSNLLVIGDDGSVFSYIISYNIDLQKLNYFIPKTKSIGNEIPKNEENKNDMVKIDSLSKFKVLDLYRYRKEYFEKFSAHLLTQKHPVQKVKHGIAIIFSLKKLVYDRSEVYAVIEINNRSGIDFEIDYINFYSVNTNKRRKSSFQKLQLEPIYTHNIPEVFMNGKTNKFVIVLPKFTLGSSEKLSIQIKEKNGNREIKM